One genomic window of Hydra vulgaris chromosome 03, alternate assembly HydraT2T_AEP includes the following:
- the LOC136077747 gene encoding uncharacterized protein LOC136077747, with translation MVDGKIQTILSTMTNSTQCCPVCGLSPKNMNNMEKVMNLDTNNLEFKYGLSSLHAWINFFELILHVGYKKETRKWQARAVADKLAVEQVKCRIQTDFMNQLGLVVDFPKSGGSGTSNDGNTSRRAFANYKLTAEILKVDETLIYYFYIILVTLSSGYEIDTIKFKVFCITALKLYISNYSWYYMSQSVHKILVHGHAIIERQFLPIGIMSEDALEARNKDFKNFWEHFSRKTSRKDTKQDLINRLLVSSDPVITSLRKLKLNNNQSLHKFPSEVLELLKESAP, from the exons ATGGTAGATGGtaaaattcaaacaattttatcaacTATGACAAACTCGACACAGTGTTGTCCAGTTTGTGGTTTATCTCcaaaaaacatgaataacaTGGAGAAAGTTATGAATTTAGACACCAATAATTTAGAGTTTAAATATGGTTTATCTAGTTTACACGCTtggataaacttttttgaactaATACTTCATGTTGGATATAAAAAGGAAACCAGAAAATGGCAGGCTAGAGCCGTAGCTGATAAATTAGCGGTAGAGCAAGTAAAGTGCCGAATTCAGACCGATTTTATGAACCAATTAGGATTGGTTGTGGATTTTCCGAAAAGTGGAGGTTCGG gtACTAGTAACGACGGAAATACTTCCCGCAGAGCTTTTGCCAACTATAAATTAACCGCCGAGATATTAAAAGTTGATGAAActcttatatattatttttatattattttagtcaCTTTGTCATCAGGATATGAAATAGATActataaagtttaaagttttttgcataACCGctctaaaactttatatatcCAATTATTCATGGTACTATATGTCACAATCTGTCCACAAAATTTTGGTTCATGGTCATGCTATAATAGAAAGACAATTTCTACCAATCGGAATAATGTCTGAAGATGCCCTTGAGGCGCGAAATAAAGACTTCAAGAACTTTTGGGAACATTTTAGCAGAAAGACTTCAAGAAAAGATACAAAGCAAGATTTGATTAATAGGCTTCTTGTATCCAGTGATCCCGTTATAACATCTCTTAgaaaactaaagttaaataaCAATCAAAGTTTGCATAAATTTCCCAGTGAAGTTCTAGAGTTGTTGAAAGAATCAGCTCCGTAA
- the LOC136078712 gene encoding uncharacterized protein LOC136078712 produces MSKSSFPPTNNKIQKAIQSKLVFPTVSKNSLDLDKSGDCNKTVKTELIISKDANNSDKNTLDLNIPLNENMVVDVSLLTINQVASYSNNDVSSYHLQVENLKSGSNDSKLLSLINNVWIPDKCFQFPLTGKSRKRKFLLKWLSDFSWLCYSKIKDGAYCLPCTLFGASLPNKYALCKLFKEPFNTWRNAIKVFNDHEKTVDGLHIKSMHCYNMLLSRVKNNTFPIEVSLDFSRKQCIEENKKKLASIVKTIIFLGRNDMSLRGHRDDRKYQGEIGESSKISGLGNFIELLNFRVDAGDSILKEHLLSAPKNSTYISKTIQNELIECGNAIEEILINDIKKSKYFSIMADEASDCATLEQLSIVIRYVDLNSNIKEVFLRFFECKTGT; encoded by the coding sequence atgtctaagTCTAGTTTTCCAcctacaaataataaaatacaaaaagcaaTCCAGTCTAAATTAGTTTTTCCTACTGTTTCTAAGAACTCTTTAGATTTAGATAAGTCTGGAGATTgtaataaaacagttaaaactgAATTGATTATCTCAAAAGACGCCAACAACAGTGATAAAAACACTCTTGACTTAAATATTCCACTTAATGAAAACATGGTTGTTGATGTTAGTTTATTAACTATAAATCAGGTAGCATCTTATTCAAACAATGATGTTTCTTCATATCATCTACaggttgaaaatttaaaatcaggATCAAATGATAGCAAACTGTTATCTCTAATTAATAATGTCTGGATTCCTGATAAATGTTTCCAATTTCCCCTAACAGGTAAAAgcagaaaaagaaaattcttgCTAAAATGGTTAAGTGATTTTTCTTGGCTTtgttattctaaaattaaagatGGAGCATATTGTCTTCCGTGTACTCTTTTTGGTGCAAGCTTACCAAACAAATATGCATTATGTAAATTATTCAAAGAACCATTTAATACCTGGCGTAATgctataaaagttttcaatgaTCATGAGAAAACTGTTGACGGATTGCACATCAAGTCCATGCATTGTTATAATATGCTTTTATCTAGAGTTAAAAATAACACTTTTCCTATTGAAGTTTCTCTAGATTTTTCTAGGAAGCAGTGtatagaagaaaacaaaaaaaagcttgCATCAATTGTCAAGACTATAATCTTTTTGGGTCGAAATGATATGTCTCTACGAGGTCATAGAGATGATAGAAAATATCAAGGAGAAATTGGAGAATCTTCAAAAATTTCAGGGCTGGGTAATTTTATTGAGCTTCTAAATTTTAGAGTTGATGCAGGTGATTCAATTCTAAAGGAGCATCTTCTCTCTGCCCCAAAAAATTCTACATATATTTCGAAGACCATTCAGAACGAGTTAATTGAGTGTGGAAATGCGATTGAAGAGatattaataaatgatattaaaaaaagtaagtactTTTCTATTATGGCAGATGAGGCTTCAGACTGTGCAACGCTAGAACAACTTTCTATTGTCATACGTTATGTTGACTTGAACAGTAATATAAAGGAAGTTTTTTTACGCTTTTTCGAATGCAAAACAGGAACATAG
- the LOC136078713 gene encoding 52 kDa repressor of the inhibitor of the protein kinase-like, with protein sequence MAGEYKGVSSLIKNVNSKALFVHCASHKLSLVVGKSCQIQQVKNLLEQVKDISYFFNLSPKRSNCLKKYLLPGQAKLIDTCRTRWVQKLRGLDVFFDNYSAVFSAFEEMEDNNLKEYNKETSSKASSFMKLLSNFSFIVSLVLTKQLMDYFYGITITLQTKSFDISQQVDEIQNLTNRLKEIQKNADAYHNKWYKIALALAKTFDIEEKKPRTCGIQKHRDNQICDTISDYFKVSITLLLVNHLLNELENRFDVESMIVYNGLSALPASLTKQYIKSCPWKEKFLKFLNFYKSDLPHFSSIHAELELWEEFWKEKAELPSTLLDTLNFMDMRGFPNILEAFHILATIPITTCECERSISTLRRIKTYTRSTMSENRLNRLALMSIHQEIVPDINRVIEIFASKGDRKLELLFK encoded by the coding sequence ATGGCAGGTGAATACAAAGGTGTTTCAtctcttataaaaaatgttaattctaAGGCATTATTTGTTCACTGTGCCTCACATAAACTTAGTTTAGTTGTTGGGAAAAGTTGTCAAATCcagcaagtaaaaaatttgcttgAGCAAGTTAAAGacatatcttatttttttaacttatctccTAAAAGAAgcaattgcttaaaaaaataccttctTCCTGGTCAAGCAAAACTTATTGACACATGTCGAACTCGGTGGGTACAAAAGCTTCGTGGACTTGATgtgttttttgataattattctGCAGTTTTTTCTGCTTTTGAAGAAATGGAagacaataatttaaaagagtacAATAAAGAAACATCTTCAAAAGCGTCTTCTTTTATGAAGTTGttgtcaaatttttcttttatagtttctttagttttaactaAACAGCTTATGGATTACTTTTATGGAATTACGATCACCCTTCaaactaaatcttttgatatttcCCAGCAAGTggatgaaatacaaaatttgactaatcgtttaaaagaaatacaaaaaaatgcagATGCTTACCATAACAAATGGTATAAAATTGCTCTTGCATTGgcaaaaacatttgatattGAGGAAAAAAAACCTAGAACTTGTGGTATTCAGAAGCATAGAGATAATCAAATATGTGATACTATAtctgattattttaaagtttctattacACTGCTTCTTGTTAATCATCTTCTCAATGAACTAGAAAACAGGTTTGATGTTGAGAGTATGATTGTTTATAATGGTCTTAGTGCTCTTCCTGCTAGTTTAACAAAGCAATATATTAAATCTTGTCCATGGAAGGAAAAGTtccttaagtttttaaatttttataaatctgatCTTCCTCATTTCTCATCAATTCATGCTGAATTAGAGTTATGGGAGGAATTTTGGAAAGAAAAGGCAGAATTACCATCTACTCTTTTAGATACATTAAATTTCATGGATATGAGAGGCTTTCCAAACATTTTAGAGGCTTTTCATATACTTGCTACAATACCAATTACAACTTGTGAGTGTGAAAGGTCAATATCTACTCTTAgaagaataaaaacttatacTAGGAGTACTATGTCAGAAAATAGATTGAATAGACTTGCCTTAATGTCTATTCATCAGGAAATAGTTCCTGATATTAACagagttattgaaatttttgcATCAAAAGGAGACAGAAAATtagaattgttatttaaataa
- the LOC136078714 gene encoding uncharacterized protein LOC136078714, translating into MVNKCCVVGCTSNYNGGEIIPVFGFPKDDDLRKLWIRFVNRNCWTVSKSSVICLKHFSGLVHKGASEKRFRLLYNLKPVPTIYPASIATASLPAMFIPRKSPTKRIFQEDEYQKFLSNDIVEDLNSLTVADSPIGYSFSQFDDCVVFHKIIQNELHIPEIAECIRIDQNLHVKLFYKNLPVSLPPWLRITHQSMLKRRSMLENFNSHFSIEKEKLS; encoded by the coding sequence atggttaATAAATGCTGTGTTGTCGGTTGTACCTCAAATTATAATGGTGGTGAAATAATACCAGTCTTTGGTTTTCCAAAAGATGATGACTTGAGAAAGTTATGGATTAGATTTGTAAATAGAAATTGTTGGACTGTCTCTAAATCATCTGTGATTTGCTTGAAACATTTTTCCGGACTTGTACACAAAGGAGCATCAGAAAAACGATTTCGTTTGTTGTATAATTTGAAGCCTGTTCCTACAATATACCCAGCCAGCATTGCAACAGCTTCACTTCCAGCTATGTTTATACCAAGAAAATCACcaactaaaagaatttttcaagaAGATGAATATCAGAAGTTTTTGTCAAATGATATTGTTGAAGATCTTAATTCTCTTACAGTTGCTGATTCACCAATAGGATATTCATTTTCCCAATTCGATGATTGTGTCGTGTtccataaaattattcaaaatgaaCTACATATACCTGAAATTGCTGAATGTATTCGTATTGACCAAAATCTTCatgtcaaacttttttataaaaatcttccaGTTTCTTTGCCACCTTGGCTCAGAATAACCCATCAATCTATGTTAAAGAGAAGGAGTATGCTGGAAAACTTCAATTCACATTTTAGCATCGAAAAAGAAAAGTTGTCTTGA